From the Gemmatimonadota bacterium genome, one window contains:
- a CDS encoding BrnA antitoxin family protein: protein MRRTPMRKEYDFGKARRGAVVPAVTGKTRITIRLDDDVLEWFRAEVEAAGGGNYQTRINQALRQAMTQAVEPLETVVRRALRAELGSLKPSRARRTKAGAA, encoded by the coding sequence ATGCGGAGGACTCCGATGCGTAAGGAATACGACTTTGGGAAGGCGCGACGTGGGGCCGTTGTGCCGGCCGTGACCGGCAAGACTCGGATCACGATTCGGCTGGACGACGATGTCCTTGAGTGGTTCCGTGCCGAGGTCGAGGCGGCGGGCGGTGGGAACTACCAGACGCGGATCAATCAGGCACTGCGGCAGGCGATGACGCAGGCGGTCGAGCCCCTCGAAACGGTGGTCCGGCGGGCGCTCCGGGCCGAACTGGGGAGCCTCAAGCCGAGCCGAGCACGCCGCACCAAAGCCGGGGCTGCATAA